From Phenylobacterium montanum, the proteins below share one genomic window:
- the ftsA gene encoding cell division protein FtsA, with the protein MSRLEDRREAREGLKVLAGRQPLVAALDLGASKVTCFIMKPGGVNREARTLQTVGVGHVQSRGVRGGSIVNMDEAADAIALAVERAEQVAGASIQGVTVATAGGQLASHRVSAQVSLGARPIVDADLSKAIGQALSQVRLPGRRPVHLLPIAWSVDGQRGVRDPRSMFGRQLGLELLVVSISETVFQTLGYCVERAHLEFQGAVASPFVSALAALEDDEMDLGCICVDMGGGSTSVAVFANGSLIHVDSLAVGGAHVTADIARGLSTSIAGAERIKTLHGSAIASANEDREMIEAPPRGDDPGAGPVIAPRSMLKGIIAPRVEETLELLRERLKASGAPLDPGAGLVLTGGASQLAGVREVAVRVFDRPVRLGRPRRLPHLADAASGPAFCAAAGILQRAAFGPREVVSLRTLAGGGKAQQPAKTESGNPLSRAAQWLKDNL; encoded by the coding sequence ATGTCGCGGCTTGAGGACCGGCGTGAAGCCCGGGAAGGATTGAAGGTTTTGGCGGGTCGGCAGCCCTTGGTCGCCGCGCTCGATCTGGGCGCCTCGAAGGTCACCTGCTTCATCATGAAGCCGGGCGGGGTGAACCGCGAGGCGCGCACCCTGCAGACCGTGGGCGTGGGCCACGTGCAGTCGCGCGGCGTGCGCGGCGGCTCGATCGTCAACATGGACGAGGCGGCCGACGCCATCGCGCTGGCGGTGGAGCGGGCCGAGCAGGTCGCCGGCGCCAGCATCCAGGGCGTGACCGTGGCCACCGCCGGCGGCCAGCTGGCCAGCCACCGTGTCTCGGCCCAGGTCAGCCTGGGCGCCCGGCCGATCGTCGACGCCGACCTGTCCAAGGCCATCGGCCAGGCCCTGTCGCAGGTGCGCCTGCCGGGCCGGCGGCCGGTCCACCTATTGCCCATCGCCTGGTCGGTGGACGGCCAGCGCGGGGTGCGCGATCCCCGTTCCATGTTCGGCCGCCAGCTTGGCCTCGAACTCCTAGTGGTCTCGATTAGCGAGACCGTGTTCCAGACCCTCGGCTATTGTGTCGAGCGCGCGCACCTGGAGTTCCAGGGCGCGGTGGCCTCGCCCTTCGTCTCGGCCCTGGCGGCGCTGGAAGACGACGAGATGGACCTGGGCTGCATCTGTGTCGACATGGGCGGCGGCTCGACCTCGGTGGCGGTGTTCGCCAACGGCTCGCTGATCCATGTGGACAGCCTGGCGGTGGGCGGGGCGCACGTCACCGCCGACATCGCCCGCGGCCTGTCCACCTCCATCGCCGGCGCCGAGCGGATCAAGACTCTGCACGGCTCGGCCATCGCCTCGGCCAACGAGGACCGCGAGATGATCGAGGCCCCGCCGCGCGGCGACGATCCGGGCGCAGGGCCGGTGATCGCCCCGCGCTCGATGCTCAAGGGCATCATCGCGCCGCGGGTCGAGGAGACCCTGGAGTTGCTGCGCGAGCGGCTGAAGGCTTCGGGTGCGCCGCTGGACCCTGGCGCCGGCCTTGTGCTGACCGGGGGCGCCAGCCAGCTGGCCGGGGTGCGCGAAGTGGCTGTGCGGGTGTTCGACCGGCCGGTGCGCCTGGGCCGTCCACGCCGCCTGCCGCACCTGGCCGACGCCGCTTCCGGCCCGGCCTTCTGCGCCGCCGCCGGCATCCTGCAGCGCGCTGCCTTCGGCCCGCGCGAAGTGGTCTCGCTGCGCACTCTGGCGGGGGGCGGCAAGGCCCAGCAGCCGGCCAAGACCGAGAGTGGCAATCCCCTGTCGCGCGCAGCCCAGTGGCTGAAGGACAACCTCTAA
- a CDS encoding DUF1134 domain-containing protein has product MDRRLLITSSLAYLGASAVARAQELQPPARNEPPAQDVPPPPPVAKAQEVPSEAPPAQAAPPPAPPPERDDAGAMPPPRQGLTPNYKAETYSKDEIVNQVSDFFGVAAEAAASVVERIFRDNGRPTGYIAGEEGSGAFFVGLRYGKGRLYMKHQPEAEVFWQGPSIGWDWGGNGSRVFTLCYNLQYPDMIYRRFPGVDGSAYLIGGLGVNYQRAEDITLAPIRAGVGLRLGANIGYLAYTRKQHLLPL; this is encoded by the coding sequence ATGGACCGCCGACTGCTGATCACGTCCAGCCTCGCCTATCTCGGCGCCAGCGCCGTAGCCCGGGCCCAGGAGCTGCAGCCTCCCGCCCGCAACGAGCCGCCGGCCCAGGACGTGCCGCCTCCGCCCCCGGTGGCGAAGGCCCAGGAAGTTCCGTCCGAAGCGCCGCCGGCCCAGGCCGCGCCGCCGCCCGCCCCGCCGCCTGAGCGCGACGACGCCGGCGCCATGCCGCCGCCCCGCCAGGGGCTGACGCCCAACTACAAGGCCGAGACCTATTCCAAGGACGAGATCGTCAACCAGGTCTCGGACTTCTTCGGTGTGGCGGCCGAGGCCGCCGCCTCGGTGGTCGAGCGCATCTTCCGCGACAACGGTCGCCCCACCGGTTACATCGCCGGCGAGGAAGGCTCGGGCGCGTTCTTCGTCGGCCTGCGCTACGGCAAGGGCCGCCTCTACATGAAGCACCAGCCCGAGGCAGAGGTGTTCTGGCAGGGGCCATCGATCGGCTGGGACTGGGGCGGCAACGGCAGCCGGGTGTTCACCCTCTGCTACAATCTTCAGTACCCGGACATGATCTATCGCCGCTTCCCCGGCGTGGACGGCAGCGCCTATCTGATCGGCGGCCTGGGGGTGAACTACCAGCGCGCCGAGGACATCACCCTGGCCCCCATCCGCGCCGGCGTCGGCCTGCGCCTGGGCGCCAATATCGGCTACCTGGCCTATACCCGCAAACAGCACCTCTTGCCGCTGTAG